Proteins encoded together in one Branchiostoma floridae strain S238N-H82 chromosome 18, Bfl_VNyyK, whole genome shotgun sequence window:
- the LOC118405331 gene encoding uncharacterized protein LOC118405331, which yields MMSSTQLSLQAKEAKHVGVAEGRPDPARESYADLIRSSIEEMNDLKKLQDSSEVDEKAFLETLPEDCRYKITSLRGTSSGFDASVETPDLTTDNYNDWLLEYGAITNTCLRKGTVKGESSGFFLRTYYRCQHNTRQWSPSKDPQRRLGIDPTARVKNTNCPFQLVMKISKENVTTIDIHSQHNHSVGTLEASNFKDLSEETIDKVYKLFESGLTPSTARQQFLSDLKSDCMDEITFHRQKADRSIMPRKRDFNYLYEQFGRERYGGKDSQMFVKLKERLDSYKEENPEASIKCQIYEGDSKPLIIALVTPLMKRVRREVPQSAELVFVDATSNTEEHNLKVFMLCTYHVAGALPLGIVITSDEKESTLCEGFQAL from the exons ATGATGTCCTCCACTCAGCTGAG TTTGCAGGCAAAGGAGGCCAAGCACGTTGGGGTGGCTGAAGGAAGACCAGACCCAGCCCGAGAATCATATGCTGATCTCATAAGATCATCGATTGAGGAGATGAATGACTTGAAAAAGCTTCAGGATTCAAGTGAAGTTGATGAGAAAGCATTCCTTGAAACTTTACCAGAGGATTGCCGTTACAAGATAACAAGTCTCCGGGGCACCTCCTCTGGGTTTGATGCAAGTGTCGAAACACCAGACCTGACTACTGACAACTACAATGACTGGTTACTTGAATATGGAGCCATAACCAACACTTGCCTGAGGAAGGGGACAGTCAAGGGTGAGTCGTCTGGCTTTTTCCTGCGGACTTACTACCGTtgtcaacacaacacaagacAGTGGAGTCCAAGCAAAGACCCTCAGCGCAGACTTGGCATTGACCCTACGGCTAGGGTTAAGAATACAAACTGCCCATTCCAGTTAGTGATGAAGATCTCAAAAGAAAATGTCACTACCATCGACATTCACAGTCAGCACAATCACTCAGTTGGCACGTTGGAAGCCTCCAACTTCAAAGATTTGTCAGAGGAAACAATAGACAAAGTCTATAAGCTTTTTGAGTCTGGTCTGACACCATCTACTGCTAGACAGCAGTTTTTGAGCGACCTCAAAAGTGACTGTATGGATGAGATCACCTTTCACCGACAAAAGGCAGACCGCTCCATCATGCCCAGGAAGAGAGACTTCAATTATTTGTATGAACAGTTTGGGAGGGAAAGGTATGGAGGAAAAGACAGTCAAATGTTTGTCAAGCTGAAAGAAAGACTCGATTCATATAAAGAAGAAAATCCAGAGGCAAGCATAAAGTGCCAGATCTATGAGGGTGACAGCAAGCCTCTGATAATCGCACTTGTAACACCGTTAATGAAGAGAGTCCGTAGGGAAGTTCCTCAGTCAGCTGAACTTGTGTTTGTTGATGCCACTTCAAATACAGAAGAACATAACTTAAAGGTATTCATGTTGTGCACCTACCATGTGGCTGGCGCACTACCATTAGGTATTGTAATAACAAGTGATGAGAAAGAGAGTACCCTGTGTGAAGGTTTTCAGGCACTTTAG
- the LOC118405335 gene encoding plasminogen-like — translation MSGGSTVPYRSPAASACDNGALFHQLSRCDGRNDCGDNSDEQNCACYYLRDRGTSYRGRENRGNSCQFWTSQYPHPHNHTPQAYPRAGLEQNYCRNPDGKDRPWCYTNNPLIRWMYCEEVFACEAPPTRCFYAVDKGRSYAGQTNRAGDRVCQRWDSQSPHSHPHTPQAHPDAGLDENFCRNPDNKERPWCYTTDESKRWDFCDVMECAGMRV, via the exons ATGAGTGGTGGATCAACAGTGCCCTATCGTTCTCCAGCGGCCTCTGCCTGTGACAATGGAGCCCTGTTCCACCAGCTTTCTCGGTGTGACGGCAGAAACGACTGTGGGGACAACAGTGACGAGCAGAACTGTG CCTGTTACTATCTACGGGACAGAGGGACAAGCTACAGAGGCCGTGAAAACCGTGGCAACTCCTGTCAGTTCTGGACATCTCAGTACCCCCACCCCCATAACCACACTCCCCAGGCCTACCCACGGGCAGGgctggagcagaactactgccggaacccgGACGGGAAGGACAGGCCGTGGTGCTACACAAACAACCCGCTCATCAGGTGGATGTACTGCGAGGAGGTCTTCGCCTGTGAAG cCCCACCGACGCGATGCTTCTACGCAGTGGATAAGGGAAGGAGTTACGCAGGGCAGACTAACAG ggcaggagaccgggtgtgtcagagatgggactcccagtccccccacagccatccccacacaccacaggctcatCCTGATGCAGGCCTGGATGAGAACTTCTGCCGTAACCCTGACAACAAGGAGCGgccctggtgctacaccacggatgAGTCGAAGAGGTGGgacttctgtgacgtcatggaaTGTGCTGGTATGAGAGTTTGA
- the LOC118405333 gene encoding hepatocyte growth factor-like: MCANTHIPCYGEPSGQDARCDDVEDCLDGSDESCSASACNNGALFHQLSRCDGRDDCGDNSDEQNCVCYYLRDRGTTYRGRANRDNSCQFWTSQYPHTHNHTPQAYPSAGLERNYCRNPDRKDRPWCYTNNPLIRWMYCEEVFACYGGWVKTDPTWVTSDLLEGADGFRGTAGYVLDSNLQTTWRLGDEDATWQLTFDLQKFLTLSRIRIWYFDAFFSNNPMGVTVVVMTGQQWITVAHNSHLRSNKKLTIKLYLKEIDLTGLFVTGQFWSLEFPNEYMYRRQIGEVKLFQGKCSVLLKMVSHLTGHVRDLSLLPLPRRLYFW, from the exons ATGTGTGCCAATACCCACATACCCTGCTATGGTGAACCGAGTGGACAAGATGCTAGATGTGACGATGTGGAGGATTGTTTGGATGGCAGTGACGAGTCCTGCT CGGCCTCTGCCTGTAACAATGGAGCCCTGTTCCATCAGCTTTCTCGGTGTGACGGCAGGGACGACTGTGGGGACAACAGTGACGAGCAGAACTGTG TCTGTTACTATCTACGGGACAGAGGGACAACCTACAGGGGCCGTGCAAACCGGGACAACTCCTGTCAGTTCTGGACATCTCAGTATCCCCACACCCATAACCACACTCCCCAGGCCTACCCATCGGCAGGGCTGGAGCGGAACTACTGTCGGAACCCGGACCGGAAGGACAGGCCGTGGTGCTACACAAACAACCCGCTCATCAGGTGGATGTACTGCGAGGAGGTCTTCGCCTGTTACG GTGGCTGGGTGAAGACCGACCCGACATGGGTGACATCAGACCTCTTGGAGGGGGCTGACGGATTCCGAGGGACTGCCGGATACGTCTTGGACTCCAACTTACAGACGACTTGGAGACTTGGGGATGAAGACGCCACCTGGCAGTTGACGTTTGATCTGCAGAAATTCTTGACGCTTTCCAGGATTCGCATTTGGTACTTTGATGCATTCTTTAGTAACAATCCCATGGGCGTTACAGTCGTGGTTATGACAGGACAGCAATGGATCACTGTGGCACACAACTCACACTTAAGGAGTAATAAAAAATTAACTATTAAACTCTATCTGAAAGAAATTGACCTGACTGGGCTCTTCGTCACAGGACAGTTTTGGAGCCTGGAGTTCCCGAATGAGTACATGTATCGTAGACAAATCGGCGAGGTCAAGCTTTTCCAAGGTAAGTGCTCAGTACTTcttaagatggtatctcaccTGACTGGTCATGTTAGAGATTTgtctttattacctttgccaagaaggttgtatTTTTGGTAG